The following are encoded in a window of Fluviibacter phosphoraccumulans genomic DNA:
- the ftsY gene encoding signal recognition particle-docking protein FtsY gives MTKDTPATMSDATDNQPRRSWRERLFAGLTKTRQQIGGSVRSLFARGQVDDELLEELEALLLSADVGVEATIILIEDLRQRARKHKLQTPEAIQSAMVDCLADLLQPLEAPLQISPPADSPFVIMVAGINGAGKTTTLGKLAHHFQAAGHSVLLAAGDTFRAAAREQLQAWGARNNVTVIAQEGGDPSAVIFDAVHAAKARGIDVVLADTAGRLPTQMHLMDEIAKIRRVITKAEATAPHEVLLVLDGTIGQNAIGQVKAFDKAIGVTGLVITKLDGSAKGGVLAAIAKQCPKPVRYIGVGEQIEDLQPFSARAFAEALVG, from the coding sequence ATTACCAAGGATACCCCTGCCACCATGTCTGACGCTACTGATAACCAGCCACGCCGCTCCTGGCGCGAACGTCTTTTTGCCGGACTCACCAAGACCCGGCAGCAGATAGGCGGCTCGGTCCGCAGCCTGTTTGCCCGGGGTCAGGTGGATGACGAGCTCCTGGAAGAGCTCGAAGCCCTGCTGCTTTCAGCCGATGTGGGCGTTGAAGCCACGATTATCCTCATTGAAGATCTTCGCCAGCGCGCCCGCAAACACAAGCTGCAAACACCCGAGGCCATTCAATCGGCGATGGTCGATTGTCTGGCTGATTTACTCCAACCGCTGGAAGCCCCATTACAGATCAGCCCACCCGCCGACTCGCCCTTTGTGATTATGGTGGCCGGCATCAATGGGGCGGGCAAAACGACCACGCTGGGCAAGCTGGCGCATCATTTCCAGGCAGCTGGCCATTCCGTGCTGCTTGCCGCAGGCGATACCTTCCGGGCCGCGGCACGGGAGCAACTGCAGGCCTGGGGTGCGCGCAATAATGTCACCGTGATTGCCCAGGAAGGCGGCGACCCGTCGGCCGTTATTTTTGATGCGGTGCATGCCGCTAAAGCCCGGGGGATTGATGTGGTGCTGGCCGATACTGCCGGCCGCTTACCAACCCAGATGCATCTGATGGACGAAATCGCCAAGATCCGCCGGGTCATTACCAAAGCCGAAGCCACTGCACCGCATGAAGTCTTGCTGGTGCTTGACGGCACGATTGGGCAAAACGCCATCGGTCAGGTCAAAGCTTTCGACAAGGCCATCGGCGTTACTGGCCTGGTCATCACCAAACTGGATGGTTCCGCCAAAGGCGGCGTTCTTGCCGCGATTGCCAAGCAGTGTCCCAAACCCGTGCGTTACATCGGGGTAGGCGAACAAATCGAAGACTTGCAGCCTTTTAGCGCCCGCGCTTTCGCCGAAGCTTTAGTCGGATAA
- a CDS encoding calcium:proton antiporter — translation MSTIFRKEWPFFLCLATAACILSIPVPVNDWPYEGWITSGLFLITLSAIFRVTHHADELAEMLGEPYGTLILTLSATIIEVAIMITVLSHNENNPTFVRDTIAATVMITVGLMLGLSMFIGAFVHHQQTVNTEGALTYLGLIVPLSILVLVLPNFTDSTIGPTLALAQEVFIAIVSLVLYAIFLFIQTQRHRQLFKDRSKAEPLLLGAEPAPRKHTRPHTRRELLSSVGWLIANLVLVVFLAEELAVLIDEQLEAKQLPDALGGLCVAMLILAPEILASANAAIHNRLQRSVNIALGSGLATLSLSVPAILLAATLMGHTLILGLSPNEMIMLLSTLWVANIALATERTNLMQGTVLLVLFLTFGFLIVIP, via the coding sequence ATGTCGACAATCTTCCGGAAAGAATGGCCGTTCTTTCTTTGCCTGGCCACAGCGGCCTGCATTCTGTCGATTCCCGTTCCCGTCAACGACTGGCCTTATGAAGGATGGATTACCTCCGGGCTGTTTCTGATCACGCTCTCAGCGATCTTTCGGGTGACCCATCACGCCGATGAGCTGGCCGAGATGCTGGGAGAGCCTTACGGCACCCTGATTCTGACCCTGTCGGCGACGATCATCGAAGTCGCCATCATGATCACCGTGCTGAGCCACAACGAAAACAACCCCACCTTCGTGCGCGACACCATTGCCGCAACCGTGATGATCACGGTGGGTCTGATGCTGGGGCTATCCATGTTCATCGGCGCGTTTGTGCACCATCAGCAGACCGTTAACACGGAGGGCGCGCTCACCTATCTGGGGCTGATCGTACCGCTCTCGATTCTGGTGTTGGTGCTCCCCAACTTCACAGATAGCACCATCGGCCCCACCTTGGCTTTAGCGCAAGAAGTCTTTATTGCGATTGTATCGCTGGTGCTTTATGCCATTTTTCTGTTCATCCAGACACAACGACACCGACAGCTTTTCAAGGATCGATCCAAGGCCGAGCCCCTGTTATTAGGGGCAGAGCCAGCGCCCCGCAAACACACCCGCCCGCATACCCGGCGCGAGCTACTGTCCAGCGTTGGCTGGCTGATTGCCAATCTGGTGCTGGTGGTCTTTCTGGCAGAAGAGCTCGCTGTCCTGATTGATGAGCAGCTCGAAGCTAAACAGCTCCCGGATGCATTGGGAGGCCTGTGTGTGGCCATGTTGATTCTGGCCCCGGAGATCCTGGCTTCCGCCAACGCGGCCATTCACAACCGCCTGCAACGCTCGGTCAACATTGCGCTCGGCAGCGGCCTGGCAACCCTGTCATTAAGCGTCCCCGCCATCTTGCTGGCAGCCACGCTCATGGGCCACACGCTCATTCTGGGACTCAGCCCCAACGAAATGATTATGCTGCTGTCGACGCTCTGGGTGGCCAATATCGCCCTGGCGACTGAACGCACCAATCTTATGCAAGGCACTGTTTTACTTGTGCTTTTTCTGACTTTTGGATTCCTGATCGTTATCCCTTAA